One Mycolicibacterium pulveris genomic region harbors:
- a CDS encoding GMC oxidoreductase, producing the protein MRPDYDVLIIGSGFGGSVTALRLTEKGYRVGVLEAGRRFNDEDFAKTSWNLRKFLWAPKLGMYGIQRIHLLRNVMILAGAGVGGGSLNYANTLYVPPDPFFNDPQWKNITDWRAELMPHYDQAQRMLGVVTNPTFTDADRIVKEVADEMGVGHTWVPTPVGVFFGPDGTKTPGKTVPDPYFGGAGPARTGCIEGGECMTGCRHNAKNTLVKNYLYLAEKAGAEVIPMRTVTGFQQRADGLWEVRTVRTGAWVRKKKSTLTATHVVLAAGTWGTQKLLFKMRDNGKLPQLSDRLGVLTRTNSESIVGAGKYKVSPDLDLTHGVAITSSIHPTPDTHIEPVRYGKGSNAMGLLQTLMTDGDGPEGTDVPRWRQFIRNAAANPRGTLRMLNVRRWSERTVIALVMQHLDNSITTFTERTRFGLRRMTSKQGHGQPNPTWIPVGNEVTRRIAEKIDGVAGGTWGELFNIPLTAHFLGGAAIGDSPRTGVIDPYQRVYGYPTLSVHDGAAISANLGVNPSLSITAQAERAASLWPNKGEADLRPAQGEPYKRLTPVPPRHPAVPADAPAALRLPIEPVSSTG; encoded by the coding sequence ATGAGACCTGACTATGACGTCTTGATCATCGGTTCGGGGTTCGGCGGAAGCGTGACGGCGCTGCGGCTCACCGAGAAGGGCTACCGCGTCGGGGTGCTCGAGGCGGGTCGGCGCTTCAACGACGAGGACTTCGCCAAGACCTCGTGGAACCTGCGCAAGTTCCTGTGGGCGCCCAAGCTCGGCATGTACGGCATCCAGCGGATCCACCTGCTGCGCAACGTGATGATTCTGGCCGGCGCCGGGGTCGGCGGCGGATCGCTGAACTACGCCAACACGCTGTACGTGCCGCCGGACCCGTTCTTCAACGACCCGCAGTGGAAGAACATCACCGACTGGCGCGCGGAGCTGATGCCGCACTACGACCAGGCGCAGCGCATGCTCGGCGTGGTCACCAACCCGACGTTCACCGACGCCGACCGCATCGTCAAGGAGGTCGCCGACGAGATGGGCGTCGGCCACACCTGGGTGCCCACCCCGGTCGGCGTGTTCTTCGGGCCCGACGGCACCAAGACGCCGGGCAAGACGGTGCCCGACCCGTACTTCGGTGGGGCGGGCCCGGCGCGCACCGGCTGCATCGAGGGCGGCGAGTGCATGACCGGCTGCCGCCACAACGCCAAGAACACGTTGGTGAAGAACTACCTGTACCTGGCGGAAAAGGCTGGGGCAGAAGTGATTCCGATGAGAACCGTCACCGGTTTCCAGCAGCGCGCCGACGGCTTGTGGGAGGTCAGAACCGTGCGTACCGGCGCCTGGGTGCGCAAGAAGAAGAGCACGCTTACCGCCACGCACGTGGTGCTGGCTGCGGGCACCTGGGGCACACAGAAGCTGCTGTTCAAGATGCGCGACAACGGCAAGCTGCCCCAGCTGTCCGATCGCCTGGGAGTGCTGACGCGGACCAATTCCGAGTCGATCGTCGGCGCGGGCAAGTACAAGGTGTCGCCCGATCTCGACCTCACGCACGGGGTGGCGATCACGTCGTCCATCCACCCGACCCCGGACACCCACATCGAGCCGGTGCGTTACGGCAAGGGCTCCAACGCGATGGGCCTGTTGCAGACGCTGATGACCGACGGCGACGGACCGGAGGGCACCGACGTGCCGCGCTGGCGGCAGTTCATTCGCAATGCCGCCGCCAACCCGCGTGGCACGCTGCGCATGCTCAACGTCCGGCGCTGGAGCGAACGCACCGTCATCGCGCTGGTCATGCAGCACCTGGACAACTCGATCACCACGTTCACCGAGCGCACCAGGTTCGGGTTGCGGCGGATGACCAGCAAGCAGGGCCACGGCCAGCCCAACCCGACGTGGATCCCGGTGGGCAACGAGGTCACCCGCCGCATCGCCGAGAAGATCGACGGCGTCGCGGGCGGCACCTGGGGCGAGCTGTTCAACATCCCGCTGACCGCGCATTTCCTCGGCGGCGCCGCGATCGGCGACAGCCCGCGGACCGGCGTCATCGACCCGTATCAGCGGGTCTACGGTTATCCGACGCTGTCGGTGCACGACGGGGCGGCCATCTCGGCGAATCTCGGTGTGAACCCGTCGCTTTCGATCACCGCACAGGCGGAGCGGGCGGCGTCGCTGTGGCCCAACAAGGGCGAGGCCGACCTGCGTCCGGCGCAGGGCGAGCCCTACAAGCGGCTGACGCCGGTTCCGCCGAGGCATCCGGCGGTGCCCGCCGACGCCCCCGCGGCACTGCGGCTGCCGATCGAGCCGGTCAGCTCGACTGGTTGA
- a CDS encoding GuaB3 family IMP dehydrogenase-related protein, whose amino-acid sequence MVEIGMGRTARRTYELDDVNIVPSRRTRSSKDVSTAWQLDAYRFEVPVVAHPTDALVSPEFAIALGRLGGLGVLNGEGLIGRHADVEAKIAEVIQAAEKEPEPSASIRLLQQLHSAPLDPDLLGAAVAQIRDAGVTTAVRVSPQNARALTPTLIAAGIDLLVIQGTIVSAERVASDGEPLNLKTFISELDVPVVAGGVLDHRTALHLMRTGAAGVIVGYGSTQGVTTSDEVLGISVPMATAIADAAAARREYLDETGGRYVHVLADGDIHTSGDLAKAIACGADAVVLGTPLAVSDEALGGGWFWPAAAAHPSLPRGALLQVALGERPSLEQVLNGPSDDPFGSLNLVGGLRRSMAKAGYCDLKEFQKVGLTVGS is encoded by the coding sequence ATGGTTGAAATCGGCATGGGCAGAACCGCCCGCCGCACTTACGAACTCGACGACGTCAACATCGTGCCGTCGCGGCGCACGCGGTCGTCGAAGGACGTCTCGACGGCGTGGCAGCTCGATGCCTACCGCTTCGAGGTCCCGGTGGTCGCGCACCCGACCGACGCGTTGGTGTCGCCGGAGTTCGCGATCGCGCTCGGCCGCCTCGGCGGGCTGGGCGTGCTCAACGGCGAGGGCCTGATCGGCAGGCACGCCGACGTCGAGGCCAAGATCGCCGAAGTCATCCAGGCCGCTGAGAAGGAGCCCGAACCGTCGGCGTCGATTCGCCTTCTGCAGCAACTACATTCGGCGCCGTTGGATCCCGACCTGCTCGGCGCGGCGGTCGCCCAGATCCGCGACGCCGGGGTGACCACGGCCGTGCGGGTCAGCCCGCAGAACGCGCGGGCGCTGACCCCGACCCTGATCGCCGCCGGGATCGACCTGCTGGTCATCCAGGGCACCATCGTGTCCGCCGAACGCGTCGCCTCCGACGGTGAGCCGCTGAACCTCAAGACCTTCATCTCCGAACTCGACGTGCCGGTGGTCGCCGGCGGCGTGCTCGACCACCGCACCGCGCTGCACCTGATGCGGACCGGTGCGGCCGGCGTCATCGTCGGGTACGGCTCCACGCAGGGCGTCACCACCAGCGACGAGGTGCTCGGCATCAGCGTGCCGATGGCCACCGCGATCGCCGACGCCGCCGCGGCGCGGCGCGAATACCTCGACGAGACCGGCGGTCGGTACGTGCATGTGCTGGCCGACGGAGACATCCACACCTCGGGCGATCTGGCCAAGGCGATCGCCTGCGGCGCCGACGCCGTCGTGCTCGGCACCCCGCTGGCGGTGTCGGACGAGGCGCTGGGCGGGGGCTGGTTCTGGCCGGCCGCGGCCGCCCACCCGTCGCTGCCGCGCGGTGCGCTGCTGCAGGTGGCGCTCGGGGAGCGGCCGTCGCTGGAGCAGGTGCTCAACGGGCCCTCCGACGACCCGTTCGGCTCGCTGAACCTGGTCGGCGGGCTGCGCCGGTCGATGGCCAAGGCCGGCTACTGCGACCTCAAGGAGTTCCAGAAGGTCGGGCTGACGGTCGGAAGCTGA
- the guaB gene encoding IMP dehydrogenase, with protein MSIAESSVPLAVPVPTGGDDPTKVAMLGLTFDDVLLLPAASDVVPATADTSSQLTKKVRLKVPLVSSAMDTVTESRMAIAMARAGGMGVLHRNLPIAEQAGQVETVKRSEAGMVTDPVTCSPDNTLAEVDAMCARFRISGLPVVDDTGSLVGIITNRDMRFEVDQSKPVSEVMTKAPLITAQEGVSAEAALGLLRRHKIEKLPIVDGHGKLTGLITVKDFVKTEQFPLATKDEDGRLLVGAAVGVGDDAWTRAMTLVDAGVDVLVVDTAHAHNRGVLDMVHRIKTVLGDRVEVVGGNVATRAAAAAIVDAGADAVKVGVGPGSICTTRVVAGVGAPQITAILEAVAACRPHGVPVIADGGLQYSGDIAKALAAGASTAMLGSLLAGTAESPGELIFVNGKQFKSYRGMGSLGAMQGRGGAGGTGRSYSKDRYFQDDALSEDKLVPEGIEGRVPFRGPLSTVIHQLTGGLRAAMGYTGSATIEQLQQAQFVQITAAGLKESHPHDITMTVEAPNYYAR; from the coding sequence ATGTCGATCGCTGAAAGCAGCGTTCCGCTCGCCGTGCCGGTGCCGACCGGCGGTGATGACCCGACGAAGGTCGCGATGCTCGGGCTCACCTTCGACGACGTGTTGTTGCTGCCTGCGGCATCCGACGTGGTCCCCGCCACCGCCGACACTTCCAGCCAGCTCACCAAGAAGGTGCGGCTGAAGGTGCCCTTGGTCAGCTCGGCGATGGATACCGTGACCGAGTCGCGGATGGCGATCGCGATGGCGCGGGCCGGCGGCATGGGGGTACTGCACCGCAACCTTCCGATCGCCGAGCAGGCCGGCCAGGTCGAGACGGTCAAGCGTTCCGAGGCCGGCATGGTCACCGACCCGGTCACCTGCTCACCGGACAACACCCTGGCCGAGGTCGACGCGATGTGCGCCCGGTTCCGGATCTCCGGGCTGCCGGTCGTCGACGACACCGGTTCGCTCGTCGGGATCATCACCAACCGCGACATGCGCTTCGAGGTGGACCAGTCCAAGCCGGTCTCGGAGGTGATGACCAAGGCGCCGCTGATCACCGCGCAGGAGGGGGTGTCCGCGGAGGCCGCGCTGGGGCTGCTGCGCCGCCACAAGATCGAGAAGCTGCCGATCGTCGACGGGCACGGCAAGCTGACGGGCCTGATCACGGTCAAGGACTTCGTCAAGACCGAACAGTTCCCGCTGGCCACCAAGGACGAAGACGGCCGGCTGCTGGTCGGCGCGGCCGTCGGGGTCGGCGACGACGCCTGGACGCGCGCGATGACGCTGGTCGACGCCGGCGTCGACGTGCTCGTGGTGGACACCGCCCACGCGCACAACCGCGGCGTGCTCGACATGGTGCACCGCATCAAGACCGTGCTGGGTGACCGCGTCGAGGTGGTCGGCGGCAACGTCGCCACCCGCGCCGCCGCGGCCGCGATCGTCGATGCGGGCGCCGACGCTGTGAAGGTCGGCGTCGGCCCCGGCTCCATCTGCACCACCCGGGTGGTCGCCGGCGTCGGCGCACCCCAGATCACCGCGATCCTCGAAGCGGTGGCGGCCTGTCGTCCGCATGGAGTGCCGGTGATCGCCGACGGCGGCCTGCAGTACTCGGGCGACATCGCCAAGGCGCTGGCCGCCGGGGCGTCGACGGCGATGCTGGGCTCGCTGCTGGCGGGCACCGCCGAGTCCCCCGGCGAGCTGATCTTCGTCAACGGCAAGCAGTTCAAGAGCTACCGCGGCATGGGCTCCCTTGGTGCGATGCAGGGTCGCGGCGGCGCCGGGGGTACTGGCAGGTCCTACTCCAAGGACCGCTACTTCCAGGACGACGCCCTGTCCGAGGACAAGCTGGTGCCCGAGGGCATCGAGGGCCGGGTGCCGTTCCGCGGCCCGTTGTCCACCGTCATCCACCAGCTCACCGGCGGGCTGCGGGCGGCCATGGGCTACACCGGATCGGCCACCATCGAGCAATTGCAGCAGGCGCAGTTCGTGCAGATCACCGCGGCGGGGCTGAAGGAAAGCCATCCGCACGACATCACGATGACCGTCGAAGCGCCGAATTACTACGCCCGCTAA
- a CDS encoding DUF5319 domain-containing protein: MRDHLPPGLPPDPFADDPCDPSAALDAIEPGQPLDPQERTAVEADLADLAVYEALLAHKGIRGLVVCCDECQQDHYHDWDMLRANLLQLLVDGTVRPHEPAYDPEPDAYVTWDYCRGYADASLNEATSDTDGYR; encoded by the coding sequence GTGCGTGATCACCTGCCACCGGGTTTGCCACCCGACCCGTTTGCCGACGACCCGTGCGACCCCTCCGCCGCGCTCGACGCCATCGAGCCCGGCCAACCGCTGGACCCGCAGGAGCGGACGGCGGTCGAGGCTGACCTCGCCGACCTGGCGGTATACGAGGCGCTGTTGGCGCACAAGGGCATCCGCGGCTTGGTGGTGTGCTGTGACGAATGCCAGCAGGACCACTATCACGACTGGGACATGCTGCGGGCCAACCTGCTGCAGCTGCTCGTCGACGGGACGGTCCGGCCGCACGAACCGGCCTACGACCCGGAACCCGACGCCTACGTGACCTGGGATTACTGCCGCGGCTACGCCGACGCCTCACTCAACGAGGCGACGTCGGACACCGACGGCTACCGCTGA
- a CDS encoding anti-sigma-D factor RsdA, producing the protein MPDFGRWNANGGDPSLNEINRTDRFLDSLAYEQPVYATDPGEAELAQLLAGWRDEVRDAPLTATVTPRDAVLALDRATAARRRTRTSLAVLGSVAAAVLCIGGFGAVVAGAGPGDALYGLRTMLFGEQQATRDDPVMLASQQLAEVQQLIEQGDWQAAQDKLQTLTTTVATVEDVQRKQEFVSEWQELTVKVQAQDAAATIPPDVPPPVFPEVPVAVLDTTTPTSMSPSDTTTPPSDTPTPSPSDTTAPSPSDVTSVPSSTLPSPSPTPSPSPTPAPTTSAQQPPPSSATVLPSPTPTPTPTPTPSATPAPSTPLPTSTVAEPSPTPSEEPQAIEAPTTQQPATTQATATTQLQTTQQATTQAPTTQAPRTVITTTVVPEADDADE; encoded by the coding sequence ATGCCTGACTTCGGACGCTGGAACGCAAACGGGGGCGACCCGTCCCTCAACGAGATCAACCGCACCGACCGGTTCCTGGACTCGTTGGCGTACGAACAGCCGGTTTACGCCACCGATCCCGGCGAGGCCGAATTGGCGCAGCTGTTGGCCGGGTGGCGCGACGAGGTGCGCGACGCCCCGCTGACCGCGACCGTCACCCCTCGTGACGCGGTGTTGGCGTTGGATCGCGCGACCGCCGCGCGCCGGCGCACCCGCACGTCGCTGGCGGTCCTCGGATCGGTGGCGGCGGCGGTGTTGTGCATCGGCGGCTTCGGCGCCGTCGTCGCCGGCGCCGGACCGGGCGACGCCCTGTACGGTCTGCGCACCATGCTGTTCGGCGAGCAGCAGGCCACCCGTGACGACCCGGTGATGCTGGCATCACAGCAGCTGGCCGAGGTGCAGCAGCTGATCGAACAGGGCGACTGGCAAGCCGCTCAGGACAAGCTGCAGACGCTGACCACCACCGTGGCGACCGTCGAAGATGTGCAGCGCAAACAGGAATTCGTCAGCGAGTGGCAAGAGTTGACCGTGAAGGTTCAGGCTCAGGACGCGGCCGCGACCATCCCGCCGGATGTGCCGCCGCCGGTGTTCCCGGAGGTGCCCGTCGCGGTGCTCGACACCACGACGCCGACCTCGATGTCGCCGTCCGACACCACAACTCCGCCGTCGGACACCCCGACGCCGTCGCCGTCGGACACCACCGCGCCGTCGCCGTCGGATGTCACGAGCGTGCCGTCGTCGACGTTGCCGAGCCCGTCACCGACGCCGAGCCCGTCCCCGACGCCGGCGCCGACCACGTCAGCGCAGCAGCCGCCGCCATCCTCGGCTACGGTGCTGCCCTCGCCGACGCCGACGCCGACGCCCACGCCGACGCCGTCGGCGACTCCGGCGCCGTCGACCCCGCTGCCGACGTCGACCGTCGCCGAGCCGTCGCCGACACCCTCGGAGGAACCGCAGGCGATCGAAGCGCCCACCACGCAACAGCCCGCGACCACACAGGCGACCGCCACTACGCAGCTACAGACGACTCAGCAGGCGACCACACAGGCACCGACCACGCAGGCACCGAGAACGGTGATCACCACCACCGTGGTACCCGAAGCTGACGACGCCGACGAGTAG
- a CDS encoding sigma-70 family RNA polymerase sigma factor, which translates to MTISRERLDAVVAEAVAGNRDALRQVLETIRPIVVRYCRARVGAAERSGLSADDIAQEVCLAAITALPRYKDQGRPFLAFVYGIAAHKLADAHRAAARNRSDPTDVVPERYSLDAGPEQMALDAESSERMNKLLAVLPEKQREILILRVVVGMSAEETAEAVGSTPGAVRVAQHRALARLKQEIIATGRHDHA; encoded by the coding sequence ATGACAATTTCGAGAGAACGTCTCGATGCTGTCGTTGCTGAGGCGGTGGCGGGCAACCGAGACGCACTCCGACAGGTGCTGGAAACCATCCGTCCCATCGTTGTCAGGTACTGCCGGGCAAGGGTGGGGGCAGCGGAGCGCAGTGGGCTTTCAGCAGACGATATTGCTCAGGAGGTGTGCTTGGCCGCCATCACGGCGCTGCCGCGCTACAAGGATCAGGGACGACCGTTCCTGGCCTTCGTGTACGGCATAGCTGCACACAAGCTCGCTGACGCACACCGCGCAGCGGCCAGGAATCGTTCCGACCCGACGGATGTCGTGCCGGAGCGGTACTCGCTGGACGCCGGGCCCGAGCAGATGGCCCTCGACGCCGAGTCGTCGGAGCGGATGAACAAGCTGCTGGCCGTGCTGCCCGAGAAGCAGCGCGAAATCCTGATCTTGCGTGTGGTCGTCGGCATGAGCGCCGAGGAAACCGCCGAGGCGGTCGGAAGTACTCCGGGGGCTGTCCGGGTGGCCCAGCATCGCGCGCTGGCGCGGCTGAAGCAGGAGATCATCGCGACAGGGCGGCACGACCATGCCTGA
- a CDS encoding WhiB family transcriptional regulator translates to MPLPQQLPGPNADVWDWQMAGLCRGVDSAMFFHPDGERGRARAQRERRAKEMCNQCPVIAQCRAHALAVGESYGIWGGLTESERELLLKRGIRRAS, encoded by the coding sequence ATGCCTTTGCCGCAGCAACTACCCGGACCCAACGCAGACGTTTGGGATTGGCAGATGGCCGGACTGTGCCGGGGCGTCGATTCCGCTATGTTCTTTCATCCCGACGGCGAGCGCGGCCGCGCCCGCGCCCAGCGCGAGAGGCGCGCCAAGGAGATGTGCAATCAGTGCCCCGTCATCGCGCAGTGCCGCGCGCACGCGCTGGCCGTCGGCGAGAGCTACGGAATCTGGGGCGGCCTCACGGAGTCCGAACGCGAACTGCTGCTGAAGCGGGGCATCCGCCGCGCCTCCTAG
- a CDS encoding 3-deoxy-7-phosphoheptulonate synthase has translation MNPAQTVLPPATSDRRVRSFSEIPSPHDVLTEFPLGARRAERVARDRDEIADIVAGRDDRLLVVVGPCSVHDPVAALDYASRLAKVAGELSDQLKIVMRVYFEKPRTTIGWKGLINDPGMDGTFDVARGLRIARQLLLDIIDIGLPVGCEFLEPTSPQYIADAVAWGAIGARTTESQVHRQLASGLSMPVGFKNGTDGNIQVAVDGVKAAAAQHVFFGMDDTGRGALVSTAGNEDCHVILRGGTGGPNYDAESVHATAAKLTAAGLPGRVVIDCSHANSGKDHVRQATVAEEVAQLVRDGAPISGVMLESFLVGGAQSCDAQPLTYGQSVTDKCMDWPTTDRVLRELAKRS, from the coding sequence ATGAACCCGGCCCAGACCGTCCTCCCGCCCGCCACGTCTGACCGGCGCGTCCGCAGCTTCAGCGAGATCCCCAGCCCACACGACGTGCTCACCGAGTTCCCCCTGGGTGCCCGGCGCGCGGAGCGGGTGGCGCGCGACCGCGACGAGATCGCCGACATCGTGGCCGGCCGCGATGACCGCCTGCTGGTGGTCGTGGGTCCGTGCTCGGTGCACGATCCCGTCGCGGCGCTGGACTACGCCAGCCGACTGGCCAAGGTGGCCGGTGAACTCAGCGATCAGCTCAAGATCGTGATGCGGGTGTACTTCGAGAAGCCGCGCACGACGATCGGATGGAAGGGGCTGATCAACGATCCGGGGATGGACGGCACCTTCGACGTGGCCCGCGGGTTGCGCATCGCTCGTCAACTGCTGCTGGACATCATCGACATCGGCCTTCCGGTGGGATGCGAGTTCCTCGAGCCCACCAGCCCGCAGTACATCGCCGATGCGGTCGCGTGGGGCGCGATCGGCGCCCGCACCACCGAATCGCAGGTGCACCGGCAGCTGGCCTCGGGGCTGTCGATGCCCGTCGGCTTCAAGAACGGCACCGACGGCAACATCCAGGTCGCGGTCGACGGCGTGAAAGCCGCTGCGGCCCAACACGTCTTCTTCGGTATGGACGATACTGGCCGCGGCGCGCTGGTGAGCACCGCGGGCAACGAGGACTGCCACGTGATTCTGCGCGGCGGGACCGGGGGCCCGAACTACGACGCGGAGTCGGTGCACGCGACGGCGGCCAAGCTCACCGCGGCGGGCCTGCCCGGCCGGGTGGTGATCGACTGCAGCCACGCCAACTCCGGTAAGGACCACGTCCGTCAGGCCACTGTCGCCGAGGAGGTCGCACAGCTGGTCCGCGACGGAGCGCCGATCAGTGGCGTGATGCTGGAGAGCTTCCTGGTCGGGGGTGCTCAGTCCTGCGACGCCCAGCCGCTGACCTACGGACAGTCGGTCACCGACAAGTGCATGGATTGGCCGACCACCGATCGGGTGCTGCGCGAGCTGGCCAAGCGGAGCTAG
- a CDS encoding GMC family oxidoreductase has protein sequence MASRNSSAFDYIIVGAGSAGCVLANRLTEDPRIDVLLVEAGGRDRSPMIRIPKGVGKILGNPKLTWHFPVRPVGPSKVVEQWVRGKTLGGSSSVNGMVYNRGSAADYDAMAALGNPGWGWSHLLPAFRAIEGHELRPDPTRGSHGPLTISVDTDRPSICDDVIAAGEHLGWSPTDDVNAGDDERIGPAPRTIKRGKRVSAAHAFLHPVTHRANLTVATDTSVNRVLVENDKAIGIETTSRGATVDHTARREVILSAGSICTPKLLQLSGIGDRSLLRRLGIDTVADSPNVGRRLREHRCLVIQFRLNRDIGYNRLLSTPLRQAATTARYLATRRGPLAGAAFDVIGFFKTAPELDRPDAQILMAPFSLAPYEQGEAAAVERAPGVQAIGYVLRPDSEGSVAITSSAPEAPLDIDAGFLTTAQDRAKSVALFHTMRRLFSQPPIARSLAAETRPGAQVVTDQAIIDAGLDEGYCGYHAVGTCAMGPNDTDVVDSSLRVRGVDNLRVMDASVMPTMVSGNLNGPVMAMAWRAADLILAEASLR, from the coding sequence ATGGCTTCGAGAAATTCGAGCGCGTTCGACTACATCATCGTCGGGGCCGGATCGGCGGGCTGCGTCCTGGCCAACCGGCTGACCGAAGACCCCAGGATCGACGTCTTGCTCGTCGAAGCCGGCGGCAGAGACCGGAGCCCGATGATCCGAATTCCCAAGGGAGTCGGGAAGATTCTCGGCAACCCGAAGCTCACCTGGCACTTCCCGGTCCGCCCCGTCGGACCGTCCAAGGTCGTCGAACAATGGGTGCGCGGCAAGACCCTCGGCGGATCCAGTTCGGTCAACGGAATGGTCTACAACCGTGGCAGCGCGGCCGACTACGACGCGATGGCGGCGCTGGGTAACCCGGGTTGGGGCTGGAGCCACCTGCTTCCCGCCTTCCGTGCCATCGAGGGCCACGAGTTGAGACCGGATCCGACGCGGGGCTCGCACGGGCCGCTGACGATCTCGGTCGACACCGACCGCCCCAGCATCTGCGACGACGTCATCGCCGCCGGTGAACACCTGGGCTGGTCGCCCACCGACGACGTCAACGCCGGCGACGATGAACGCATCGGCCCTGCGCCCCGAACCATCAAGCGCGGCAAGCGGGTCAGCGCTGCGCATGCGTTCCTTCACCCGGTCACCCACCGCGCGAACCTCACCGTCGCCACCGATACCAGCGTCAACCGGGTGCTCGTTGAGAACGACAAGGCAATCGGGATCGAAACGACCTCGCGCGGCGCCACGGTCGACCACACGGCCCGGCGTGAGGTGATCCTGTCCGCGGGCAGCATCTGCACCCCGAAACTGCTGCAGCTGTCCGGCATCGGGGACCGGTCGCTGCTGCGCCGCCTGGGCATCGACACCGTCGCGGACAGCCCCAACGTCGGCCGACGCCTGCGCGAACACCGCTGCCTCGTCATCCAGTTCCGGCTCAACCGGGATATCGGGTACAACCGGCTGCTGAGCACGCCGCTGCGCCAGGCCGCGACCACCGCAAGGTATTTGGCGACGAGGCGGGGCCCCCTCGCCGGCGCGGCTTTCGACGTCATCGGGTTCTTCAAGACAGCACCCGAACTCGACCGGCCGGACGCCCAGATCCTCATGGCGCCGTTCTCGCTGGCGCCGTACGAACAGGGTGAAGCGGCGGCCGTCGAGCGCGCTCCGGGCGTCCAGGCCATCGGCTACGTCCTGCGCCCCGACAGCGAAGGCTCGGTGGCGATCACATCGTCCGCCCCGGAGGCACCGCTGGACATCGACGCCGGCTTCCTGACCACCGCGCAGGACCGGGCGAAGAGCGTCGCGCTGTTTCACACGATGCGCCGGTTGTTCAGCCAGCCGCCGATCGCGCGATCACTCGCCGCCGAGACCCGCCCGGGTGCGCAAGTCGTTACGGACCAGGCGATCATCGATGCCGGACTCGACGAGGGCTACTGCGGGTACCACGCCGTCGGCACGTGCGCCATGGGCCCCAACGACACTGACGTCGTGGATTCGTCGCTGCGCGTCCGCGGCGTCGACAATCTGCGGGTGATGGATGCCTCGGTCATGCCGACGATGGTGTCGGGCAACCTCAACGGTCCGGTGATGGCGATGGCTTGGCGGGCAGCCGATCTCATCCTCGCCGAGGCTTCGCTCAGGTGA
- a CDS encoding enoyl-CoA hydratase — MDEPVLVHDRDERGVVTLTLNRPQSFNALSEGVLAALDEAFEKLATDEPVRVVVLAASGKAFCAGHDLKEMRAQPSLEYYQRLFAQCSAVMMAIQRLPVPVIARVQGIATAAGCQLVAMCDLAIASSDARFGVNGVNVGLFCSTPAVALARNVPRKAAFEMLVTGDFISAEDAHAMGLVNGVVPTAALDDEVERLVARIIAKPRVAIALGKAMFYRQLEQDMASAYEDAGATMACNMMDASALEGVQAFIDKRPPEW; from the coding sequence ATGGACGAACCCGTGCTGGTACACGACCGCGACGAGCGCGGGGTCGTCACCCTCACCCTGAACCGCCCGCAGTCCTTCAATGCACTCTCGGAGGGCGTGCTCGCGGCGCTCGACGAGGCGTTCGAGAAGCTCGCGACCGACGAGCCGGTTCGGGTCGTGGTGCTCGCGGCGTCGGGCAAGGCCTTCTGCGCGGGCCACGACCTCAAGGAGATGCGGGCGCAGCCGTCACTCGAGTACTACCAGCGACTGTTCGCGCAGTGTTCGGCCGTGATGATGGCGATCCAGCGCCTGCCCGTACCGGTGATCGCGCGGGTGCAGGGCATCGCGACGGCGGCGGGCTGCCAGCTTGTCGCGATGTGCGACCTGGCGATCGCCAGCAGCGACGCCCGGTTTGGGGTCAACGGCGTCAACGTGGGGTTGTTCTGTTCGACGCCGGCCGTGGCGCTGGCCCGAAATGTGCCGCGCAAGGCGGCCTTCGAGATGCTCGTCACCGGCGACTTCATCTCCGCCGAGGACGCACACGCCATGGGCCTCGTCAACGGTGTCGTTCCTACAGCAGCACTCGACGACGAGGTCGAGAGGCTGGTGGCCCGTATCATCGCCAAACCGCGCGTCGCAATCGCGTTGGGCAAGGCCATGTTCTACCGCCAACTCGAGCAGGACATGGCGTCTGCCTACGAGGACGCCGGCGCGACGATGGCCTGCAACATGATGGATGCGAGCGCCCTCGAGGGCGTGCAGGCCTTCATCGACAAGCGCCCGCCGGAGTGGTGA